AACAAGAGAAGGTGTACAAATTAAAAAAGGCACTCTATGGCCTTAAACAAGCACCGAGAGCCTGGTACAACAAGATAGAGGCTTATTTTGTTCGAAATGAATTTGATAAATGTCTTTGTGAACATACACTgtttacaaaatcaaaggagGGAGGTAAAATTCTAATTATAAGTCTTTATATGGATGATTTGATATATACTAGAAATGATGAGAGTATGTGTGATGAGTTTAAAAGATCCATGATGATAGAATTTGATATGTCAGATTTAGGAAAAATGAGGTACTTTCTTGGTATTTAAGTGATACAGAATTCAAGTGGAATCTTTATATGTCAGAAGAAATATGCTCAGGAAGTCTTGTCACGTTTTGGCATGGAAAATTGTAATGCAGTTAAGAATCCAATTGTTCCATGAACAAGATTGTCAAAACATGATGTAGGTTCCAAGGTTGATGCAACTTTGTTCAAACAAGTAGTTGGCAATCTTATGTATTTGGCTGCAACTCGGCCAGATTTAATGTATGGAGTAAGCTTGATCAGCAGATTTATGTCCAACCCCGCTGAATCTCCTTGGTGTGCAGCCAAAAGAATATTAAGGTACTTGAAGGGAACAACTGAACTAGGAATCTACTATAAAAAGGGAGGAAATACAGAGATTGTAGCATACTCTAACAGTGATTTTGCTGGGGATATAGATGATCGAAGAAGCACTTATggatctttatttttatttggctcTGGAGTAGTCTCATGGTCCTCGAAGAAACAATCAGTTGTCACATTATCCACCATAGAAGCAGAGTATATAGTTGTTGCCTCTTGTGCTTGTCAATGCATTTGGATTCAAAGGGTGTTGGAGAAGCTAAATTTAAAGAACAGAAGAACACATTGATTCTATGTGACAACAATTCCACAATACAGTTATCAAAGAATCCAGTGTTTCATGGGAGAAGCAAACATATAGACattaaatttcactttttaagAGACTTAGTGAAAGAAGGAGCTATCATGTTAAGTTATTGTCGCTCACAAGTTCAAGTTGCTGATATAATGACCAAGCCACTCAAGTTAGAGCAATTCTCAAAGTTGAGGAGAATGTTAGGCATGTTGGAAGCTTCATAAATAAACTAAATGCTACTGCATATATTTTAAGGGAGGGAATATTAgtaattaaagattaatttctgttttattagtaattaaacGTCAGtttcagttttaaattttttgtttaaatattatggTCAATTATTGACCAATTATTTAGGGATATAGTGGCTTATGTTTAGGAAACTGCCTACTACGTGCAGAGtctgttttcttttgttatataGTTATTTTCTCTGTTGTTGTAAGGCTATAAAACCTATGATCtgttatttgaattaataagaGTATTTTTCACACAAAAACAGAGAGTATTTTACGTGTTTACACCACGAACAAGTCAAGCCGCCACTGGTGTCTCCGTTGTTCGACCCTACTCGCGTCGGCGCCGCTGCAACTCCCAGCCaccaaattttcaataaatctCCTTCTATGAAAAGTAATATaacaagataaaattatttgtctATATCAAGAATTTACACAATGGATACATGCTTCATTTGAAGATAAGTTGAAGGGTTCGTGCTATTATGACAAAGCCAAGAAATTAATATCCCATTTGTGCTTCAATATCTAATTATTTCCCatcttatttcatttcttttactttatgtttgtgttacactacaaaaatttcCAACTTTTTCGGGGgttatttttttcgttttcgGCGGTTTTAACCCTCGGAAAGTGCGTTACCTTCGGTTAGGAAAATCGTTGGGAAAAACTGCGTCGTTAAGTAATTACCGGCGATTTTTTGAGAAACTGCTGGTATTAACAGGGGTTTTGGGAAAATCGCCGGTATTAGCAGGGGTTTTAGAAAAATCGTCGGTATTAGTGGAGGTTTTGGGAAAATCGCCGGGATTAGCGGGGGTTTTTCAGAAATCGCCGGGATTTGCGTGGATTTTCCAAAACCGCCGGTATTTGCAAGGGTTTTGTAAAACTGCCGATACTTAGAGAGGTTTTTCCAAACCTCTGGTATTTATTGAGGTTCTCCAAAATCACCGATActtacttatttaattattttttatattattaaaattatttaattatcatttgctttagtaataaaataaaaaattaaatgatttaaaactaaaattaaatattgttatataaaagttgattcaaacatcaattataagAGAGTAGAAAATTTATATACAGTACAAGCACATTTTATTgattcaaacatcaattattataaatgaGAAAATTGGTATCAGGTTTTTATTGATTCTACAAAAGATTctttaaaaagattttatatgCGTTTCTTCCTTAAAATCTTATTCTAAAACTTATTCCGACTTTCATGGACAAATCCTCAAAACTACATAAATACAATGATTTAGTTGAGAGACTTGcattttattagttaattgaAAAAGGATGGAAACAAATGTTACATTTAACGATAagcatatatattattaaaatatagcCAAAGATATAAGAAATGGAGGGACACTTGAGAAGTTGAAAGAGACTCGTCATCATAAATGATGTCCAATAAAATCtcaaaattaagtttataatGAATCCATCACATGGGTTCAACTAAAACTTCAGAATCCTtacattttattgataaaacataaagataaaaaatagaaatcacTACACTATGATTATCAACTTCAAAATTCATATGCTGACatgtttataaacttttaaagaTGTACAAAGAATACAAGTTAAAATGTAATCTTAAAGATGTATAGAGAGTAAAAGTTAAAATGATTAAAGTCAAACTTACAACAATGGCATTATCCACCCACTGGTACCAACCAAATCTCCAAAATTACCCTATACTTCATATGATGCTTATTATGAGGGAAATAAAACTAGcgcaacaaaaataaatgttacTTAATAATTTACACGCTTCATTATTGAGCTACACTTGAACACACTGAGTGCACCTTATCGTTAAGCATCTGATCAAAGTTGAATGTGTAATTCGTTAATCTATTGATCCTCAAGTCAGCATACCTACAAACACAAATTGAAGACACTAACATAAGGGGCATAACAGTGGGagaatttttcttatatttattatcttttaaatataagaaaaacaaacagTGGGACACTTTTTCCATTCCCTCGCACTGTAGGGAAAtaacaatttgaacaaatgccTAGGTAGCATAGAAACAATTTACCATCCTAGTTCATAATAAAGAAAGCTAAGATATCGTTGATCCAATATTATACAATTCAAATGTCATTGAGCAAAGTCATATTGATTAGAGAACTTACTTTTCTTTATAGggagattttctttttcaaataaatcagcAAAGGATGTAGATGTGGAAGTATAAGCCACAATATTAGAAGCACGTTTTCTTTTGATAATTTCAATGCTTTGTGGATGTTgattttcttcaattatttgGGAAATAGCTTTCCCTCCGTGCAATCCTTGTGATGTGTaattatcatcatcttcttcataaTCACTTAGGTCCACgatctcctttttcaatttgaattttaCCCCTGCATGTACAAATAATGTGTTAAAACTTAACATTACTTTGTTAACATTTTCAGTCAAAAGCTAGGAGAATGAAGAGTAGTAGATTCTGGAATATGAGTAAAAATTTGGTTGTTGTCTCAACATTTCTTGAAAAGTACAGCCTTCGGCTCTACAAGTAATTAACTATGTATACTTTGATCAAATTCAGAGCAGatacatgtaattttttttgtatggaTAAACAAAATTAGTTACCTTCTTTGCATGCTTTtgtttgttctttcttttgttcttatggaaagaaaacattttcaggagaaaagaagaaaacacaaaagAGATGACTTGCAGTTTAAAATTAGGAGCCTCAAAGATGACCAGAATTCTACAACAAATCAAGCCATGGGTTGAACATCTGAGGAAGACAATGAGAACAATGATGAGTTTGGCTTGAGGATAGGAACGAAAAATACCTTAGGCTGGAAACATGTGTAATTTGTTTGTGTTGAGGTCCAATGAATGGTCTCACCTACCATGTGGATCACTTGCTCACTACCTTACCTTGCATTTGCAAGTGGACATATTAGTCTATGCTTCAAAAGTAAGAAATTCATTGTGTAAACTTGGATGAACTTATTAATGATATTCTTACTTCAACAAAAAGATTGAATGAAGTGAGGAGTGCGTGTTCTTAAATTTTGTCTACTAGTTGTTGCAAACTGTGATGATTTTTTGAGTATTTGAATGCAATCTGGTTCAGTCTTCAATTAATCCAGTTTGAGTAAGAATTAATTGCCTCGCCACAccatttcaattaatttactAAAACATGATTTCCGCCAATAGCCATTTCCttctctcaataaatctcatGGTTCAGGGCATAAAGAAATGTGACTAAGGTATATTAATCAATTGTGTAatccaattaaatatttttaaaggaaaTTATAAAAGGTAAATATGTATAATAGATGTAAGAGAtgaaaaagagaacaaaattcCATTTCCATACCTAATGCACCTACAACATTCTCCTTTCCCTTTTTTAGGAGACTGACCAGTGTCGGAATCAGTAGAGTAATGAGTATTTTCATCCCTTTGTAAAGAAACAGGTTGCCCAGTGTCATTTTCAAGCTCGTGGTCACTAAAATCCTTTTCATCTTTGACAGCGAAAGAAACTCCAAGATTAGGATCCACTTCAGTGTTCCCAAAATCAGAGGCATCTTCACacatcatttattttctttgcaAGGATGGTTCCCTTTCTAGCTTTCTTTGTTTGGTTCACCACGAAAATGGTAAGGATTCTGTCACAGGCAATGGTAAGGTATGAACCAGTAGTATACAACAATGCTACTTACTAATATGCATATATCTAGCTCTACCCTGAATGCATGCGccacaaaaatataaagttaaaaaggAATCGCGTTCTGCGAAATTTCACCAACTAGGCCAGTGACAATTTAAAAAGATTCCCGAAACATGGAACTTCAGTACAAAAAATCACGTCGATATTAGAGTGCCCCTACAATTACCAGAAACCAGAATTATGACAAAACATATTGAGTCGAGAACAGTCGTGATTCTACCATTTTCCTTATACAAACTCACTCTCGAGTCCTAACCACTTCTTAAAACTGcgataaaaaaattttgaaggaaaaaaaggacaaaaaccTTACCTGTGATTGCAATTGCTGATATGGATCTTCTTAAACCTTCAATGCAGATTTATGGACCATGGTTTCCTTGTGTATTTTGATGACAATAGAGAGGCAGCGGTTGCGGTGCCATGTTTCGGCCGTTGCAGAAAATCTTGTTGAAAATGTTGGAAGGGGATGAAACTATGTTGGTTTGAGGGGTTTATTGCGGGTCCCTAGATTTTCGGAAGATAGATGGAGGAGGGattttaaagagagaaaagcCAAAGAATTAGGGATTTAAAGGAGGGAAAAGCCGTGAAGGATGAGAAATTGAGAAGCTTCGCCAAGAAAATCATGGCGCAAAGTGAAAGTCCAAAGACAAGAGAAAGACAGTGGAAGATAGGTAAGACGCATAAAGACGCGATTTAAGTATGGTTAGGATAAATATATGCAAACTTATTAAAACAAAACCGtcgaaaatttattttaaataaaaaataataattttaactgCGTTGTTGTAATCATCCgtcaaaactttaaaattaaaaatataaataaaacataactgcgatttttattaaaatcgcCGAAAATTATCCAAGGTTTTCAAAACCCTCGATAAAAAACCCTtctaaaatacataatttttgtaatgttatatgtaattttcaatttttttatagcagacaaaataaatttaattttgaaagtaattaatattaataaccATTACTCAAATTTATCATACATTAAATCctatttaaatcattattacaagaacaaatgttttctaaaaattacatttaacagcatttattattaatttatatttaaatatttatgttaaaatttattacaacatttaagATTAATGTATTATCGACGATAAATTTAtctcaattatttaattaatatcttctaatttattttaatagtttccCTTCAAAGTATAcgtattagttttttaattacaaactttcaatatacatgcatatatatatatatatatatatatatatatatatatatatatatatatatatatatatatatatatatatatatatatatatatatatatataattattcatcAGAACCCAATTTATAACTGGTGTTTGCAAAGGTCTATATTTTTTGTTAcctgtaatttaaaaaatggtacgggaataaaattatatataattttattttgaaaaatgatactttaacaacttttattttccttttgttttctataaaatttgtataaaatgaatataaatatagtttattaattttgaaatgtgaTGCAAGCTTCGAATTTGAAACCGGTGGGTACACCGTAACACAGCCATCCACGCTAGTCACCATGGGAGTGCGTGAGTCACACCTTTCCGCCAAACTAAATAATCAAACCCGTGCTTGCCAGCTATTCGCCGTCTCTGTCTCAAAGCATTGAAAACAATATTCTTATattcttattaataaaaatatagaggaagaaaaattcgcagaaaaataaataaaaaaaattgataaaatgaagaggttaaaaatagaaaagagagagagagagagagggagtgAGGGCTATTTTTGTCATGGGAATGAATGAATGGGATccaaaagtaaaaataagtCCCTCGAAAACGCAATCATGGGTGGCAGAAACGGAAGCACAGCAAGAACCAATCCCAACCTTTCGGTTCTCCcacaaataaaatagttaacaaAACCCACTATTTGTTGCTCCCAATCCCTCTCACGCACTTTCCCtgcctctctttctctctccaacatctctctctttctctcacatCCCTAATCAGATCCCGCAATGGCCAGCGCTCCTTCTCCACGCGAAGAGTTCGTGTACATGGCCAAGCTGGCGGAGCAAGCCGAGCGCTACGAGGAGATGGTGGAGTTCATGGAGAAGGTCTCTGCCGCCGCCGAGAACGAGGAACTCTCTGTCGAGGAGCGCAACCTCCTCTCCGTCGCTTACAAGAACGTCATCGGCGCCAGACGTGCCTCCTGGCGCATCATCTCCTCCATCGAGCAGAAGGAGGAGAGCCGAGGCAACGAGGACCACGTCGCCGTTATCCGCGACTACCGATCCAAGATCGAGAGCGAACTCTCCAACATCTGCGACGGAATCCTCAAGCTCCTTGACTCGCGCCTCGTTCCCTCCGCTGCCTCTGGTGACTCCAAGGTCTTTTACCTCAAAATGAAGGGCGACTACCACAGGTACCTCGCCGAGTTCAAGACCGGTGGCGACCGCAAAGAGGCCGCAGAGAGCACGCTCTCCGCCTACAAATCTGCACAGGTTTTCgatattttttcatattctaaTTTTCGTGTTATAGATCTGTTTGCTTTACTCGCCAGATTCGTGATTTGATTGATTGTGAGTAAATTATTCGTATGCGCGCGTGGACGCTCACGCGCGCACCATTTGGTCAATTTTTTTGGTTAGAATAGGGGAATCTAATACGGTTAAAGTGACTTTTTGTAGCTAAGCAGGTTTAAATTTGGAAATCACTTGTTTagaatcttaaatattaaattgttaaatGATGTTTGGTCTGTGTTTGATCTACGAttcaaaatatgttattatgtttcaaattttatCTTGGAATTGTGGAATCGTTACAGAAAGCGATGATGAAATTTGGAATATACTTTTCTGAAATAGAAAGGGCTAAGAGGTTGAGTAGTGTGACAGTGGGTAGAATAATATCGCTGGGACAGATTTTAATATAACTCTGATTTAAGTCAAACTTAATTTTGCAAAACTTTACAAATAGTTTTCTAAAGAGAAgatttatatgtatttatattgatctttattatataaaaaactttCAACAGAAAGTATTAAATCATTGAATCGTTTTTCCTGGCGAATTTGATCTACGGTTCAAAACTTTTGGTTGTCTGTTGCAAATTTTAGGTCTAGAAGACTCTGGGTTCTCTGTGGTAACGGTGGTTTTGGAAACGAAGTAATTGAAATTCAGAAGTTATTTGTCCGCAATTGTTAATCTTAAGTAATTGAACAATTTTTGCGTGCGTGTTTGATTTACAGTGACTTCCATATTGTAACGTGAAATAGATTTATAGCATTGTAAGaagattttcttttgtttgaacGGTTTGTTTGATTATATTTCGAACTGTATATTCcgcttttttgttttttctgatGTTTTGGTTTAACTGTATTGTGTGTATAGGACATTGCAAACTCTGAGCTGCCTCCAACTCACCCTATTAGGCTTGGTCTTGCTCTGAACTTCTCTGTGTTTTACTATGAGATTCTTAATTCTCCTGATCGGGCTTGCAGCCTTGCAAAACAGGTTAGTGTTAAGAAAAacttgtctttttattttaataaatgactATTCGATTACATAAGATATTTTTGCggtaaaaacaaaacaatggCTGGACGTGGTGAAATATTCGAAGTTAGCGGTTAATGAATTGGAATAATATATTCATTTCATTGCAACAACAGCATACTATAGTTTCAGTAATGTCTAAGTAACCTTGATGTTCGATTCTGATGactaattaaaatcataaaatgttAAATGATCGTAACTCGTGATCTTTGGTTGGCCTTCTTATGTAAAAGGTGTATGTAATCGTGAACATTTCtgttgattttgaaattcactAGGCTTTTGACGAGGCAATTGCTGAATTGGATACACTGGGCGAGGAGTCATACAAGGATAGCACTTTGATCATGCAACTTCTTCGTGATAACCTTACCCTCTGGACCTCTGACATGCAGGTATGACTTTTGGGATTTCCAACATTTGTAGAGTAATATCACTTTATTCTCTTCAGAGAATCTATACATTGATTTCGCTGTTTATTTTGTTGGGTTTTCAGGATGACGGtgcagatgaaattaaagaagCCGCGCCTAAAGGTGACGgggaacaaaattaaacaaatcaTACCGCTAATTAGTCGTTGAACTTCCCTTCTATAATGCTTTCAAAGGGAGAAAGTGCCGATTGCTAATCTCGATGTTACTGAGATTTTAGGCATTCCATGGTCTTTGTTATGAATTGTGGATGCAGTGGGCTATTTTAGTTTGTCCTTCCATTTGTACGCGTTTCTGAATTGCCTACTTTCTTAATGACACTGAAATTTCCATTATATGCTCGTAGAATATCAAGATAATATTCTCTTTGGCAAACATGATGTTGCTCATTAATTTAGGATATGAAATTGTGACacctttatttgttttattcgAAAGCCTCGGAATCATAAATTTGACAGATTTTAACGTGCTTTTGTTTCGTGTGAGGATTGCCAACTTCAGTCTGTTTGGGTCTGTTTTAATTGTTCTTGAGATGAGAGCTATTTTTTCGCAATGCACATGGGTTGATCTCACGGATGTGTTTTTTATATGCAGAATATTTTGTAACTTTCTATTGCCTGTTTGATTCCTTGTTTTTAGTGGCTGAATAAATTAGATGTAGTGAAGATACGTTAATTATAGGAACTTCggaattttcataaataatgaTCCAGCTGTCAATGGTTAATGCGGAACCAAGGTGAGGGTTTGATTATTTCTCAGCTTTTTATATGGTTATGGAAATGCAATCCGTAGCAATTGATCTGATTATTATTGATGATGGCACTATGATTAAGGttcataaaattgaaaatatgttaGAATCATTTGAGgcttacaaaattataaatcgtataatcataatatatttatttgaaattcttcattttatatttatttagatttggaTAAAGAGATGAATATCTATGTTACCAAATGCTAACTTATAATTGTCttaattgtgttttatttaattgaatgatGTAATAGAAAGcacttttattttgtaattgagtataaattttgctttttttttttaaaaaaaacatttattagctagttggattttattttaatttagacgGTTACAAGTAAAGGGTGTACTGAccctaaaatataaaacaagtcTATATATAACATTATCACATATGCAACTCTTGGTCAGACttaaccaaatatatatatatgagtttgttaacgcctgtttttcagttggtacattttagcaatgtgtactggattttaatagacaaaaatatccttatatatcatggattctaagttttaagtaagggtattttaataattttcattctcaaaattaaaaaaaaaaaagaaacccccaaacccttattcacctctctcattcctctcaactcttcctctttcatctttctcactccaatcttttctctgtcatcctactgcagccccaattgaaaaaatcaaaaatttctctcaaccctttctctttcatctttctcactccaatcttttctctgtcatccctactgtagtcccaattgaaaaaatcaaaaacacttgccgttaaacaatcttacaaaaaaatgatttcataatgagtttttatcttataatttttgtcttatgtaattttatccaatttttacaaacataaaggaattggtaattgacttggaaaaaatcagaaatactcgttgttaaacaatttcttacaaaaaatgattttataatgagtttttattttataatttttgtcttatctaattttatctaattttcacaagcataatgacatcaaaggaattagtaattggcttggaaaaaatcagaaacacccATTgctaaacaatttcttacaaaaaatgactttataatgagttttcattttataatttttgtcgtatataattttatctaattttcacaagcataatgacatccaaaagaattggtaattggcctggagggtttttttagagatgatgattcaacatatgcagatgatgaaattagagaggttagtgaagatggtgaaattgaagagatcttgaatgaacctttgcctgaaggtgaatatgtcaatgactcaactctttacaaaggcaaatgtttctgattttttcaattcgAACTACAGtaaggatgacagagaaaaggttgaagtgagagagatgaaagagaaaggattgaaaggaatgagagaggtgagcaagggtttggggttttatttatttttttttattttttttttaagttttgagaatgaaaattattaaaatacccttaaccttaaaacttagaatccatgatatataaggatatttttgtctactaaaatccggtacacattgctaaaatgtaccaactgaaaaacaggcgtacgcgcgttagcaaacccctatatatatatatatatatatatatatatatatat
This window of the Vigna angularis cultivar LongXiaoDou No.4 chromosome 7, ASM1680809v1, whole genome shotgun sequence genome carries:
- the LOC108338314 gene encoding 14-3-3-like protein — its product is MASAPSPREEFVYMAKLAEQAERYEEMVEFMEKVSAAAENEELSVEERNLLSVAYKNVIGARRASWRIISSIEQKEESRGNEDHVAVIRDYRSKIESELSNICDGILKLLDSRLVPSAASGDSKVFYLKMKGDYHRYLAEFKTGGDRKEAAESTLSAYKSAQDIANSELPPTHPIRLGLALNFSVFYYEILNSPDRACSLAKQAFDEAIAELDTLGEESYKDSTLIMQLLRDNLTLWTSDMQDDGADEIKEAAPKGDGEQN